The segment CGCGGGTCGTCGTAGGCGGCGGCGAAGTGGTGGAGCCAGTCCCGCTCGGCGACGGCGTCGTCGTCGAGGAAGGCCACGAACTCGCCGCGGGCGGCGGCGATTCCGGTATTGCGGCCGGCGGAGAGGCCGCGGGGGCCCGCGTTGGCGAGCACTCGCACTTCGCCGCCGAGCCGCTGCTCCGCGTACTCCTCGGTCAGCCGGGAGAGGAGCCGCTCGTTGTGGTCGACCACGAGCAGTGTCTCCAGGGCGGGCAGTGACTGCTTCTGTACGGAGTCGACGGCGGCGAGGATGTCCTCCCACCGCTCCTCCGTGTAGACGCAGATCACCACGGAGAAGCCGTGCGGGGACGTGCGGTCGTTCAAGACACCTCTCCCCGGGGGACGTTGACCGAGAACGGGGCGGGCCGGCGGCGGGCGGCCTTGCTGACGGCCTTCTCCTTGAGGATGACCTTGAGGACCCGGATGCCGTCGCGGACGGCGTTGAGGTTGCTGACGCCGTGAATGCGGTTGTACTCGTGGCTCGGCACCTCCTGCACCTTGAGGCCGGCCGTGACGACCCGGATGTTGATCAGGGTCTCGATCTCGAATCCGGTGCAGTCGAGGGTGATCTTGTCGAGGCAGTGGCGCCAGAAGGCGTTGTAGCCGTAGCAGAGGTCGGTGTACCGGGCGCCGAACTTGCGGTTGACGAGCGAGCAGAGGGCCCAGTTGCCCAGTCTGCGGATGGTCGTCATGTCGTCCGTGCCGCCGCCGTTGGCGAAACGGGAGCCCTTGGCGAAATCGGCACCCCCGACGAGGGCGGAGACATAGGAGACGATCTCCTGGCCGTCGGCCGAGCCGTCCGCGTCGACCATGACGATGATGTCGCCCGTGCAGGCGGCGAAGCCGCTGATCAGGGCGTCGCCCTTGCCCTTTCCGACCTGCTTGACGACCTTGACGTCCGGCCGGAGTTCACGGGCGACGTCCACCGTGTTGTCGGTGGAATTTCCGTCGACGAGGACGACTTCGTGAATCCATTCCGGCAGTGTCTTGAACACATACGGAAGATTTTCGGCTTCGTTCATCGCGGGAATGACGACACTCACCGGCGGAGTGATCGCCAGATGTGAGGTGATGGCCCGGTACTGGGCGGCTATTCGACTCGGCTCGGTCATTTCTTGGCCCGAGGTGGATGGGCGCAGGAACGAGCTCATGGGTCTGGTTTCCCTCTCGTCCGGTGGGCCGCCCACCCCTTGGGCGGTCCGATGGTGTGTCCGGTTCGAAAGGGGGGTTCTCGCCCCGCCCGCACAGAAACGATCTCCTTGCGGGATCGGCGAGTTGGCATGTCTGGCCGCGCGGTACCCGCGACTCGGCGCACGTTCGAACACCGAGCACGGCACCCCCCTACCGCGCCCCGCTCCGGGACCATCAGCGACGCTAGAGCCCTCCCCTGAGCCGCTGTGCGTGATGGACCGGTGCGGGTGAGATGTACGACGGTATTGATGAATGGGACTGTATGGCAAGTCCCGGATCTGTGGCCCGCTTTTCCGTAGTTTGGCGAAGCTTCGACGGTCAGATGTGCAAGCGTCCCGATCGGATTCGATCAATCCGTTTGCGTGCAGGGAACAGTGATTCGGGATCACACTTCTGTGTTTTGTTGTGTGAATGTGTCGCGACCGCGTTCGATCGTTTGGCGGGACCGGAACTTCCGCTTCCCATGATGGCCGGATCCTGACGGTCGCTGACGGAGGATCGGACGACGTTCATCCTCAGTTTTGACATGAACACTTCCGGTGCGGCGGATCCGATGCTACTACCTGGTAGCGCAGAGATCCTGCTACAGGGAGGTTCCATGAGACTGTCCCGCTTTGCCGCCCTTTCGTCCTCGCTGCTCCTCGGCGCCGTCCTCGCCCTCACCGGGGCGGGCGCCGCCCAGGCCGCGGAGACCGCCGCACTCGACTATGTGGCCCTTGGCGACTCGTACTCCTCCGGCGTCGGCTCCGGGAGTTACGACAGCGCCAGCGGCGACTGCAAGCGCTCCACGAAGGCGTTCCCGGTCCTGTGGAAGAACGCGAACGCCCCCTCGTCCTTCTCGTTCACCGCCTGCTCGGGCGCCCGAACGGGTGATGTGACCGCGAATCAGCTCGGACCGCTCACGTCCGCCACTGACCTGGTCTCCATCACGATCGGGGGAAATGACGCCGGTTTCGCCGACGTCATGACGACCTGTGTGCTGCAGTCCGAAGCCACCTGCATCAGCCGCGTGAATCAGGCCAAGAGCTACGTCGACACGACGCTGCCCGGCAAACTCGACTCCGTCTACACGGCGATCAGGAACAAGGCACCCGCCGCCCACGTGGTCGTCCTCGGCTACCCGCGCTTCTACCAACTGGGCGGCGGCTGCATCGCCGGCCTCAGCGAGAACGAGCGCAGCGCCATCAACGGAGCCTCCGACTACCTCAACGCGGCCGTCGCCAAGCGTGCAGCCGACCACGGCTACACCTTCTCCAGCGTCGTGCCGGCCTTCACCGGACACGAGATCTGCTCCAGCTCCTCATGGCTGCACAGCGTCAACTGGCTCAACATCGGGGAGTCCTACCACCCGACGGCCTCCGGGCAGTCCGGCGGCTACCTCCCCAGCTTCAGGAACGCGGTCTGACCGGACCCCCACCCGCGCCGTCCGTGGCGCCGGGGCCGGCCGGAGCGGTGCTCGTGACACCGCCCGGCCCGGGCCCGGCGCCTCGCTCGTCGTCCCGGGCGAGGTGGTACGCCAGCGCTCCCGCGATGAGGAGCGCGCCGATCAGTCCGGCGAGGAGGACGTGGGCCCGGCGAGGTGCCCTGGTCCCACGGGATCTCCGCAGCGAACTCATGTCTTCCGCAGGGGTGTTGCCGCCCGTGCTCCCGCTCCGCCGACCCGGCTCGCCTCCCACCGGAGCATTCGTCCGCATGTCCGTCCGCGCGTCCGTCGGTGCGTCCGCCGGAACGGAGGGCGCACCGGGACGCGCCTCGCTCCGCGCGGGTCCGGCACCGCCCGTCGTCAACCGTCGCAGTTCCCGCTCGACCCGCTCCGTGTCAGGAGAGTGCTCCGGGTCCTCGTGGAGCAGCCCTTCGACCAGAGTGTGGAGTGCCCCTGCCCGGTCGTCCTTCGAGGGCGGCGCCGACGGCAGGGCCGAGGCCGTCGCGTCGAGGAGCGCCCCCAGGGCGCGCAGCTCCGCCGCCGGACCCGGATCGTCCCCCGGGGTCGTACCGAAGCCGGTCACGACGATCCGTCCGTCGTTGGCGAGGAGCACGTGCTCCGGATCCACGCCCCGGTGCGGGACACCCCCCTCGCGCGCCGCCCGCAGTCCGGCGAGGACCTCGGCGCCGACGCGGGCGGCCTCGCGCGGAGGCAGCGGACCGGCCGCCTCCAGCGTCTCGGCCAGAGTGAGCCCCCGTACGAGCTCCATGACGGCCCAGGGCCGGCCGTCCTCGGTGGCCACCCCGAGGACCCGCACGACGGCGGGGTGGGAGATCCGGGCGGCGGCCCGCACCTCGCGCTCGCGCCGCGCGTACAGGAGGAGTGCCTCGTCGGCCGGCAGTCCGTCCGGGGCCTTGAACTCCTTGAGGGCCACCTCGTGGCGGTCCGTCTCGTCCAGGGCGCGCCAGACGGTGCCCGTCGCCCCCTCGGCGAGGACGTCCAGAAGCCGGTAACGACCCGCGATCACCGTCATGGATCCACGGTAGCCGAGGGGGGTCGTCCTGGCTCCGTTCCGGCGGCGGGGCGGCAGGGACGATCTTGGTGGTGGAGATCACACAGGTCTGGATGCTCATGGATGAGGGTCCGGAAGGCAGGATGGTTCGTGACGGTTCGGCAGGTGTTCGAATCCTGTCCAACTCGCCCTGGAATCAGATGGATTCGGACGGTGACCGTCAACCCCCGTACGAGTGCCGTGAATCCCGTCGCCGGGATACACGGGTGTCACCACGGGGCGATAGGGTTAACCTGCCCTGGGTCGGGTGCCCTTGTACGGGTGGGGAGTGACATGGAACAGATAGCAATGCGCAGCAGGCCGCGAGTGCCTGCCATCACCTGCGGGAGCAGCGCGACGAGTTC is part of the Streptomyces sp. NBC_00250 genome and harbors:
- a CDS encoding SGNH/GDSL hydrolase family protein, producing the protein MRLSRFAALSSSLLLGAVLALTGAGAAQAAETAALDYVALGDSYSSGVGSGSYDSASGDCKRSTKAFPVLWKNANAPSSFSFTACSGARTGDVTANQLGPLTSATDLVSITIGGNDAGFADVMTTCVLQSEATCISRVNQAKSYVDTTLPGKLDSVYTAIRNKAPAAHVVVLGYPRFYQLGGGCIAGLSENERSAINGASDYLNAAVAKRAADHGYTFSSVVPAFTGHEICSSSSWLHSVNWLNIGESYHPTASGQSGGYLPSFRNAV
- a CDS encoding glycosyltransferase family 2 protein, whose product is MSSFLRPSTSGQEMTEPSRIAAQYRAITSHLAITPPVSVVIPAMNEAENLPYVFKTLPEWIHEVVLVDGNSTDNTVDVARELRPDVKVVKQVGKGKGDALISGFAACTGDIIVMVDADGSADGQEIVSYVSALVGGADFAKGSRFANGGGTDDMTTIRRLGNWALCSLVNRKFGARYTDLCYGYNAFWRHCLDKITLDCTGFEIETLINIRVVTAGLKVQEVPSHEYNRIHGVSNLNAVRDGIRVLKVILKEKAVSKAARRRPAPFSVNVPRGEVS
- a CDS encoding serine/threonine-protein kinase — translated: MTVIAGRYRLLDVLAEGATGTVWRALDETDRHEVALKEFKAPDGLPADEALLLYARREREVRAAARISHPAVVRVLGVATEDGRPWAVMELVRGLTLAETLEAAGPLPPREAARVGAEVLAGLRAAREGGVPHRGVDPEHVLLANDGRIVVTGFGTTPGDDPGPAAELRALGALLDATASALPSAPPSKDDRAGALHTLVEGLLHEDPEHSPDTERVERELRRLTTGGAGPARSEARPGAPSVPADAPTDARTDMRTNAPVGGEPGRRSGSTGGNTPAEDMSSLRRSRGTRAPRRAHVLLAGLIGALLIAGALAYHLARDDERGAGPGPGGVTSTAPAGPGATDGAGGGPVRPRS